A stretch of Synechococcales cyanobacterium T60_A2020_003 DNA encodes these proteins:
- a CDS encoding GTP-binding protein, with protein MKKDLTRYRNIGIFAHVDAGKTTTTERILKLTGKIHKIGEVHDGAATTDFMEQEQERGITIQSAATSCFWKGYQFNIIDTPGHVDFTIEVY; from the coding sequence ATGAAGAAAGACCTTACGCGTTATCGAAACATCGGCATCTTTGCACACGTTGATGCAGGTAAAACAACCACTACAGAACGGATTTTGAAGCTTACCGGTAAGATCCACAAGATCGGTGAGGTTCATGACGGTGCGGCAACCACCGACTTCATGGAACAGGAGCAAGAGCGTGGAATTACCATTCAATCCGCTGCTACCTCGTGCTTCTGGAAAGGTTACCAGTTCAACATCATCGACACTCCCGGACACGTTGACTTCACTATTGAGGTGTACC